A window from Thalassophryne amazonica chromosome 15, fThaAma1.1, whole genome shotgun sequence encodes these proteins:
- the pgap4 gene encoding transmembrane protein 246, giving the protein MPRQKACGCLRWSSTVTQALVLSIVTFGVVLPHCCHRLLYSYFFDRSKYLDSMSEDALQQSLSRGQDALRFWQSASTTAASVGFTDITQNPELLVTVVTTRRSEATDYHYLLQVMQQLSVLLGNCGEKQRCAEVLVCDVESRPLQNEDAKLLEGHFRVIRRSREEELKNRELVNIFEREKRDYVFCLRKGWELVKPKNMLVLEDDAVPRHGFFAVVNNLLSRQFARHTLYIKLFHPERLQRYWNPEPYRILEWVGLGLVGATALLLTFPYINPCSFSFTLSGRHLIFFTLYIMSVAELVGRHYLLEIRRLSPQFYAVSPATECCTQAMLFPGNTSVRVAQYLDGSFCSPGNAKDIVLYHIARTTPGEQSHSVEPNLLMHIGAYSSVRPNPNQPRLL; this is encoded by the coding sequence ATGCCGCGACAGAAAGCGTGCGGCTGCCTGCGATGGTCCAGCACCGTCACCCAAGCCCTGGTTCTGTCCATCGTCACGTTCGGTGTGGTTCTTCCTCACTGCTGCCATCGGCTGCTTTACTCATACTTCTTCGACAGGTCCAAGTACCTGGACTCCATGAGTGAAGACGccctgcagcagagcctcagccGCGGCCAGGATGCGCTACGCTTCTGGCAGAGCGCTTCCACCACAGCGGCCTCTGTCGGGTTCACTGACATCACTCAGAATCCTGAGCTGCTGGTCACCGTGGTAACCACCAGGCGCAGCGAGGCCACAGACTACCACTACCTGCTCCAGGTGATGCAGCAGCTTAGCGTCCtcttaggcaactgtggtgagaagCAACGCTGTGCAGAGGTGCTCGTCTGTGACGTGGAAAGCCGTCCGCTGCAAAACGAGGACGCCAAGCTGCTGGAGGGACACTTTCGTGTGATACGGCGTTCGCGTGAGGAGGAACTGAAGAACAGGGAGCTGGTCAACATCTTCGAGAGGGAGAAGAGGGACTACGTCTTCTGCCTCCGTAAAGGATGGGAGCTGGTGAAGCCCAAAAACATGCTGGTACTGGAGGATGATGCTGTGCCTCGACACGGCTTCTTTGCTGTGGTCAACAATTTGCTCTCCCGTCAGTTTGCCCGCCACACTCTTTACATCAAACTGTTCCACCCTGAAAGACTTCAGCGCTACTGGAACCCCGAGCCGTACCGCATTCTGGAGTGGGTCGGACTCGGGCTGGTCGGAGCCACTGCTCTCCTCCTCACCTTTCCATACATCAACCCGTGCTCCTTCTCCTTCACGCTGTCTGGCCGCCACctgatttttttcacactgtaCATCATGTCCGTCGCAGAGCTCGTAGGCCGACACTATCTTCTAGAGATCCGTAGACTTTCACCACAGTTTTACGCAGTCTCCCCGGCCACCGAGTGCTGCACACAAGCAATGCTGTTCCCCGGTAACACATCCGTCAGAGTGGCCCAGTACCTGGACGGCTCCTTCTGCTCTCCAGGTAATGCCAAAGACATCGTCCTGTACCATATAGCGAGGACGACCCCCGGAGAGCAGTCTCACAGCGTGGAACCCAATCTCCTCATGCACATCGGAGCCTATTCCTCAGTCAGACCCAACCCAAACCAGCCCAGGCTCCTCTGA